In Desulfolucanica intricata, the following are encoded in one genomic region:
- a CDS encoding DVU_1553 family AMP-dependent CoA ligase, whose translation MRITPLEDWIKHKISGGRLAEGRLTRNEIESYQLDKIREVVSRARKHSAFYRQHLAGLTEANLNSLDDFAGFPFTTARDLQQSTGRFLCVSQSEINRVVTLQTSGTGGTPKRIFFTREDQELTIDFLKHGMSTLVGAGDRVLILLPGQLPGSVGDLLLTALQRLGVVGIPHGLVQDARKTLEVICTQEVTALVGIPTQVLALARCSEPGNRSEPVKIKNVLLSTDHVPAAIVRELNNTWGCRVFNHYGMTEMGLGGGVECQALDGYHLREADLYFEIVDPAGGLPVPDGEPGEVVFTTLTRRGMPLIRYRTGDVAYFIPEPCPCGTVLKRMARVKERLAGRIHLGGEIYLSMADLDEALFPLEGLLDFRAALQPGNILQVQIKTARWAGPDIVTSARRAIEDIKVIRKARTEAKLVVAPVVLWKDNTRSGAGKRMIADMRQPVG comes from the coding sequence ATGCGCATCACTCCGCTGGAAGATTGGATTAAACATAAAATCAGTGGCGGCCGGTTAGCCGAAGGTCGCCTGACCAGGAATGAAATAGAAAGCTACCAGCTGGACAAAATACGGGAGGTTGTTTCCCGGGCCCGAAAGCACAGTGCTTTTTACCGGCAGCACCTGGCAGGATTAACCGAAGCAAACCTTAACAGCCTTGACGATTTTGCCGGTTTTCCTTTTACCACTGCACGTGACTTACAGCAAAGTACCGGCCGGTTTCTATGTGTTTCCCAAAGCGAGATTAACAGGGTTGTAACCCTGCAGACTTCCGGTACCGGCGGTACACCAAAGCGAATTTTTTTCACCCGTGAGGATCAGGAATTAACCATAGATTTTTTAAAACATGGTATGTCTACCTTAGTGGGTGCAGGCGATAGAGTGCTTATTTTACTGCCGGGGCAGTTGCCCGGCAGTGTAGGAGATCTGCTTTTAACTGCCCTGCAAAGGCTGGGGGTGGTGGGAATTCCCCACGGATTAGTGCAGGATGCGCGTAAAACACTGGAAGTTATATGTACGCAGGAGGTTACTGCCCTGGTGGGTATTCCTACGCAGGTTCTGGCGCTGGCCCGCTGCAGTGAACCCGGCAACCGGTCTGAACCGGTGAAAATTAAAAATGTGCTTCTAAGCACGGATCATGTTCCGGCAGCGATTGTCCGGGAACTAAATAATACTTGGGGATGCCGGGTCTTTAATCACTACGGCATGACAGAGATGGGACTGGGTGGTGGTGTGGAGTGCCAGGCCCTGGACGGTTATCATTTGCGGGAAGCAGACCTGTATTTTGAAATAGTAGATCCCGCCGGTGGGCTGCCGGTGCCGGATGGAGAGCCAGGAGAAGTCGTTTTTACTACCCTGACCCGCCGGGGCATGCCTTTGATCCGCTACCGTACCGGTGATGTAGCTTATTTTATTCCGGAGCCATGTCCCTGCGGCACAGTTTTAAAAAGGATGGCCCGGGTAAAGGAGCGTTTGGCCGGTAGGATTCATCTGGGTGGTGAAATATATCTTTCTATGGCCGATTTGGATGAGGCACTTTTTCCACTGGAGGGTTTACTGGATTTCCGGGCTGCTTTGCAGCCGGGAAATATTCTGCAGGTGCAAATTAAGACTGCCCGGTGGGCCGGGCCGGACATTGTTACGTCTGCCAGGCGGGCCATTGAAGACATAAAGGTTATCCGCAAGGCCCGGACAGAGGCTAAGCTTGTTGTTGCACCGGTGGTTTTGTGGAAGGACAATACCCGTTCCGGCGCAGGTAAAAGAATGATTGCGGACATGCGGCAACCGGTAGGGTAG
- the trsS gene encoding radical SAM (seleno)protein TrsS codes for MSISRRKDNPPGWLKEKSGEVLSVTESLCPQCLQKIPAARVARGEQVFLVKKCRQHGCFEAVTWRGQPSFRAWVRPKTPSQPPACFTEATRGCPFDCGLCPDHRQHTCTALLEVTQRCNLNCTFCFASAGGEKQGDPDIKVIEGWYHKLLQAGGPYNVQLSGGEPTVRDDLPDIIALGRSLGFNFIQLNTNGLRLARDPDFLRRLKAAGLASVFLQFDGTEEEIYSRLRGRPLLKEKKLAIENCAAHDIGVVLVPTLVPGVNEHNIGEIIKFAQIHIPAVRGVHFQPVSYFGRYPQAPADTDRITIPEVISAIENQTAGMIKADSFKPPGCENALCSFHGNFILMQDGTLKSWTKHGAGNSCCAKPENAAEGAHKARSFVARYWSAPGIIDIGRVSQSGSQLGAAGRIETSKEPAGWKSLDEFLDRARTHTFTISGMAFQDAWNLDLERLRDCCIHVLSPEGKLIPFCAYNLTDRQGRCLYRTGREQHAHHSAGRLD; via the coding sequence ATGAGCATATCGCGCCGGAAAGATAACCCTCCGGGTTGGCTGAAAGAAAAAAGCGGAGAAGTACTTTCAGTAACAGAAAGTCTTTGCCCGCAGTGCCTGCAAAAAATTCCCGCTGCCCGGGTGGCCCGGGGGGAGCAGGTATTTTTGGTGAAAAAATGCCGGCAGCACGGTTGTTTTGAGGCGGTAACCTGGCGGGGACAGCCATCTTTTAGAGCCTGGGTTCGGCCTAAAACTCCTTCTCAGCCACCGGCTTGCTTTACCGAAGCAACAAGAGGCTGTCCCTTTGACTGTGGTTTATGCCCTGACCACCGGCAGCATACCTGTACTGCCCTGCTTGAGGTGACACAGCGGTGCAATCTGAACTGTACCTTTTGCTTTGCCAGTGCCGGTGGCGAAAAACAAGGGGATCCGGACATTAAAGTAATTGAGGGCTGGTATCACAAACTGTTACAAGCCGGAGGGCCCTATAATGTTCAGTTGTCCGGCGGTGAACCCACTGTCCGGGACGATTTACCGGATATAATTGCTCTGGGACGTTCACTGGGCTTTAATTTTATCCAGCTTAACACCAATGGTTTACGCCTGGCCCGTGACCCGGACTTTCTCCGGCGCTTAAAGGCAGCGGGGCTTGCTTCGGTTTTCTTACAATTTGACGGTACCGAGGAAGAGATTTACAGCAGGCTGCGCGGTCGCCCATTGCTGAAAGAAAAGAAACTTGCCATAGAAAACTGTGCTGCCCACGATATAGGAGTAGTATTGGTACCGACCCTGGTGCCGGGGGTAAACGAGCATAATATCGGTGAAATTATTAAATTTGCCCAAATACACATACCGGCTGTACGGGGAGTGCATTTCCAGCCGGTGAGTTATTTTGGCCGCTATCCCCAGGCTCCGGCTGACACTGACCGGATTACCATACCGGAAGTGATCAGCGCCATAGAAAACCAGACTGCAGGTATGATTAAAGCTGATAGTTTTAAACCACCGGGGTGTGAGAATGCTTTGTGCTCTTTTCATGGGAATTTTATTCTTATGCAGGATGGTACCTTAAAGTCGTGGACCAAACATGGAGCCGGTAATTCCTGCTGTGCCAAACCGGAAAATGCGGCCGAAGGTGCACACAAAGCCCGCTCCTTTGTTGCCAGGTACTGGTCAGCTCCCGGTATAATTGATATTGGCCGGGTTAGCCAGTCGGGCAGTCAACTCGGGGCCGCCGGTAGGATAGAGACAAGCAAGGAGCCGGCCGGTTGGAAGTCCCTGGATGAATTTCTGGATCGTGCCCGTACTCATACTTTTACCATTTCCGGAATGGCTTTTCAAGATGCTTGGAACTTGGACCTGGAGCGCCTGCGTGACTGCTGTATACATGTGCTCAGCCCTGAAGGTAAACTAATTCCTTTTTGCGCCTACAATTTGACTGACCGGCAGGGGCGCTGCTTGTATCGTACAGGGAGGGAACAGCATGCGCATCACTCCGCTGGAAGATTGGATTAA
- a CDS encoding DVU_1555 family C-GCAxxG-C-C protein — MNDSLFRMFELAQQGFTCGQILIILDLEAQGQSNPALVRAMSGLAGGLGFSGKTCGALIGGVCLLGLYAGRGTAEEQEKDSFGLMVNELVDWFGAQVEGGTDCAQILGEDLEKKAVTAKCGNLVAATYNKVRDILRANDIDLVGDGV; from the coding sequence ATGAACGATAGTCTTTTTCGCATGTTTGAACTGGCTCAGCAGGGTTTTACCTGCGGTCAGATACTGATAATTTTAGATTTGGAGGCACAGGGGCAAAGCAACCCGGCCTTAGTCAGGGCCATGAGCGGCCTCGCCGGTGGGCTTGGTTTTTCCGGTAAGACGTGTGGGGCTCTTATTGGGGGTGTTTGTCTGCTCGGTTTATATGCCGGACGTGGAACAGCGGAGGAACAGGAGAAGGACTCCTTTGGCCTGATGGTTAATGAATTAGTAGATTGGTTTGGTGCGCAGGTGGAGGGCGGTACTGACTGTGCACAAATTCTGGGTGAAGACCTGGAAAAGAAAGCTGTTACAGCAAAATGCGGAAATCTGGTAGCCGCAACTTATAACAAGGTGCGGGATATCCTGCGTGCTAACGATATTGATTTGGTTGGTGACGGTGTATGA
- the trsM gene encoding DVU_1556 family methyltransferase translates to MSVKLPADVCKVYESGPIRQVSGDILRPGGLELTKRALSFCRFPPQAKILDVGCGTGVTVEYLINNGYDAVGVDPSELLLAAGRQRNQTLPLVQGVGEDLPFDTGEMDGVFAECTLSLMSDVDRTLGEINRVLRDRGWLVISDIYLRSPEYAAGLRELPVHCCFTGAMTKRDIYNKLEDNGFKVLLWEEHTKYLKELTANLIFAHGSLSAFWCHTVEGKADPEEMRQAIAASRPGYFLIAAQKAER, encoded by the coding sequence ATGTCTGTTAAGCTGCCCGCAGATGTATGTAAGGTTTACGAAAGCGGTCCAATCCGACAGGTATCGGGTGATATTCTCAGGCCCGGCGGCCTTGAGCTGACTAAGCGAGCCCTCTCCTTTTGCCGTTTTCCCCCGCAGGCCAAAATTTTAGACGTGGGCTGCGGTACCGGAGTTACTGTGGAATACTTAATAAATAATGGTTATGATGCGGTTGGGGTCGATCCTTCAGAACTGCTGCTGGCTGCCGGCAGGCAGAGAAATCAGACTTTACCCCTGGTGCAGGGGGTGGGAGAGGATTTGCCCTTCGATACCGGGGAAATGGATGGTGTTTTTGCCGAGTGCACCCTATCACTTATGAGTGATGTGGACAGGACTCTGGGGGAGATTAACCGCGTGCTGCGGGACAGGGGATGGCTGGTAATTAGCGATATTTATCTTCGCAGCCCGGAGTATGCAGCCGGGCTGCGAGAACTGCCGGTGCATTGCTGTTTTACCGGTGCTATGACAAAACGGGATATTTATAATAAACTTGAAGATAACGGCTTTAAAGTATTATTATGGGAAGAGCATACTAAATACCTGAAAGAGCTGACAGCTAATTTAATCTTTGCCCACGGCTCACTGTCCGCTTTCTGGTGCCATACTGTCGAAGGTAAGGCTGACCCGGAGGAGATGCGGCAGGCTATAGCTGCTTCCCGGCCGGGCTACTTTTTAATAGCAGCACAAAAGGCCGAACGATAA
- a CDS encoding DVU_1557 family redox protein, which translates to MKAEQERAEKKWLCYKCGVAMQPGDVKVAYLGSEFTVQLPKCPRCGLVHVPEELALGKMNEVEKTLEDK; encoded by the coding sequence ATGAAAGCAGAACAGGAACGTGCTGAAAAAAAATGGCTTTGTTACAAATGCGGGGTAGCTATGCAGCCGGGTGATGTTAAGGTTGCCTACCTGGGCAGTGAATTTACCGTACAGCTGCCCAAGTGTCCTCGCTGCGGCCTGGTCCATGTACCGGAAGAACTGGCACTAGGTAAAATGAACGAAGTGGAGAAAACACTGGAGGATAAGTAA
- a CDS encoding pyridine nucleotide-disulfide oxidoreductase/dicluster-binding protein, whose amino-acid sequence MEQKQLRQLENKCVQGHPPACTAACPIHVNVREFIEQLQQNNFTAAREILQKSMPFPGILGRICDHPCQDACKRQEAGGAIAIAELERACVQLSFDPAAKINVLPAKNRSVAVVGAGLSGLTVAYELAKKGYNVAVFEKSDCLGGSLRKLDADKLPPQVIEMETSQLSKMGVQIFLQTRVGRDVTLDELCQKYEAVYLGLGLNPEDTFQLQLNGSGLVDTHPVTCLTSRDNVFAGGSMCAEDGRWSPIGSVFDGKRAANSIDRCLQQVSLTAMREKEGPYQTELYSSTKGVVPLPVVPMADSVSGYSREEAVREAGRCLQCQCLECVKACTYMKSFGRYPKQYLREIYNNEAIVMGIHHANKLINSCSLCGQCEVVCPTNLNLGEVCLEARRSMVRRGKMPPSAHDFAIRDMLFSNSDKFALARHKPGTEASTDVFFPGCQLSASAPGQVERVYQWLQENHAGSVGMMLRCCGAPAHWAGREELFQDGMKEFLSQWREMGQPRLILACSTCYQIIKSNLPEIEVISLWELFDQSDLPATAVKRPDITVSVHDPCTTRQERQIQNSVRNILGKLGCTIEELPYSGEKTSCCGFGGLESFANPGLAREVVKERIAAGPADYITYCAMCRDNFAAQDKRTLHLLDLIFGEDWEVRANRKGPGFSQRHENRVRLKNKLLREVWKETVPQKNGYEAVKLKIPPAVENIMEERLILAEDIRQVIHFAEESGQKMVDPQTGRFLAYYKPASVTYWVEYAPQGDEYVVFNAYSHRMEIVGEVKR is encoded by the coding sequence ATGGAGCAAAAGCAATTACGTCAACTGGAGAACAAGTGTGTTCAGGGACATCCACCGGCCTGCACCGCTGCCTGTCCTATTCATGTTAACGTACGCGAATTTATTGAGCAGCTACAGCAGAATAATTTTACTGCAGCCAGGGAAATCTTGCAAAAATCCATGCCTTTTCCGGGGATTCTGGGCAGGATTTGCGATCACCCGTGTCAGGATGCCTGTAAACGGCAGGAGGCGGGAGGTGCCATTGCTATTGCTGAGCTGGAGAGAGCTTGTGTGCAGCTGTCTTTTGACCCTGCAGCTAAAATTAATGTATTGCCTGCCAAGAACCGGAGTGTTGCGGTGGTGGGAGCAGGGCTCAGCGGCCTGACTGTGGCTTACGAGTTAGCAAAAAAAGGTTACAATGTTGCTGTCTTTGAGAAAAGTGACTGCCTGGGAGGCAGCCTGCGGAAGCTGGATGCGGACAAACTGCCACCGCAGGTAATTGAGATGGAAACTTCCCAGCTGTCAAAAATGGGGGTTCAAATCTTTTTGCAGACCAGGGTGGGCAGGGATGTGACGCTTGACGAATTATGTCAAAAGTATGAGGCCGTCTACCTGGGATTAGGGTTAAACCCGGAGGATACATTCCAATTACAGCTTAACGGTTCAGGCTTAGTGGATACACACCCGGTTACTTGTCTTACCAGCCGGGACAATGTATTTGCCGGAGGCAGCATGTGTGCTGAGGATGGCCGGTGGTCCCCCATCGGCTCAGTGTTTGATGGCAAGCGGGCCGCTAATTCTATCGACCGCTGCTTGCAGCAGGTGTCCCTTACAGCCATGAGGGAAAAGGAAGGTCCCTATCAGACTGAGCTTTACTCTTCTACGAAGGGGGTAGTGCCCCTGCCGGTCGTACCCATGGCAGATTCTGTTTCGGGCTACAGCCGGGAGGAGGCTGTCCGGGAAGCCGGTCGGTGCCTGCAGTGTCAGTGCCTGGAGTGCGTCAAAGCTTGTACTTATATGAAGAGCTTCGGCCGGTATCCTAAACAGTATTTGCGGGAAATATACAATAACGAAGCCATAGTGATGGGTATTCATCATGCAAACAAATTAATTAATTCCTGCAGCCTGTGCGGCCAGTGTGAGGTGGTTTGTCCCACGAATCTGAACCTGGGTGAAGTATGCCTGGAGGCCCGCCGCAGTATGGTGCGACGGGGTAAGATGCCTCCTTCTGCGCATGACTTTGCAATCAGGGATATGCTTTTCAGTAACAGCGACAAGTTTGCTCTGGCCCGCCACAAGCCGGGCACAGAGGCCAGCACTGACGTTTTTTTTCCGGGCTGCCAGCTGAGTGCTTCTGCACCGGGACAGGTGGAAAGGGTATATCAGTGGCTGCAGGAAAATCATGCCGGAAGCGTGGGAATGATGCTGCGTTGCTGTGGGGCACCTGCTCACTGGGCCGGCCGGGAGGAGCTTTTTCAGGACGGAATGAAAGAATTTTTGTCCCAGTGGCGGGAGATGGGACAGCCGCGCCTGATTCTGGCCTGCTCAACCTGCTATCAAATTATTAAATCTAATTTGCCGGAAATAGAGGTTATTTCCCTTTGGGAGTTATTTGATCAAAGCGACCTTCCGGCCACGGCGGTGAAGCGGCCGGACATTACTGTATCTGTCCATGATCCCTGTACCACCCGCCAGGAGCGGCAGATTCAGAACAGCGTAAGGAATATACTGGGTAAACTAGGCTGTACAATAGAAGAGTTACCCTATAGTGGAGAAAAAACATCCTGTTGCGGCTTTGGCGGCTTAGAGTCCTTTGCAAATCCCGGGCTGGCCCGGGAGGTTGTTAAGGAACGCATAGCTGCCGGTCCGGCCGACTATATAACCTATTGTGCTATGTGCCGGGACAATTTTGCTGCTCAGGACAAAAGGACTCTTCATCTTTTAGATTTAATCTTTGGCGAGGATTGGGAAGTCCGGGCCAACAGGAAGGGACCGGGCTTTTCCCAGCGGCACGAGAACCGTGTCCGGTTAAAAAACAAACTGCTCAGAGAGGTGTGGAAAGAAACGGTGCCTCAGAAGAATGGATATGAAGCCGTCAAGCTAAAGATCCCCCCGGCGGTGGAGAACATTATGGAAGAAAGATTAATCCTGGCAGAGGATATCCGGCAGGTGATTCATTTTGCCGAGGAGAGCGGGCAAAAAATGGTTGATCCACAAACCGGCAGGTTTTTAGCTTACTATAAACCGGCCAGTGTTACTTACTGGGTAGAGTATGCTCCGCAGGGGGATGAGTATGTTGTATTTAATGCTTATTCCCACCGCATGGAGATAGTTGGGGAAGTGAAAAGATGA
- a CDS encoding molybdopterin-dependent aldehyde oxidoreductase: protein MIKKTIIINGAPRMVIVNPETSLADVLRKQLNLTGTKVGCGNGQCGACSVIMDGKVIRSCVTKMKRVPDGASVTTIEGLGTPDNLHALQLAWAVHGGAQCGFCSPGFIVSAKGLLDSNINPTREEVRDWFQKHRNACRCTGYKPLVDAVMDAARVLRGEITKEELAYKLPEDNKIWGGNYPRPSAIAKVTGTCDYGADLGLKLPPGTLHLKLVQANVSHANIISIDTSEAEKMPGVYKVVTHKDVKGKNRITGLITFPSNKGDGWDRPILCDEKVYQFGDAIAIVCADTEEQAQAAVEKVKVELEVLPAYMSAKAAMAEDAIEIHPGTPNVYFEQKIVKGEDTKPIMEKAEYVVEGQDLYVGRQPHLPIEPDVGFAYFDEEGRLTIHSKSIGLALHGAMIAPGIGIEPEKLRMVQNPAGGTFGYKFSPTIEALLGVAAMATGKPVYLNFNYYQQITYTGKRSPFFMDIKLGADKDGKLLAMETEWTVDHGPYSEFGDLLTLRGAQFIGAGYNIPNIRGIGRTVCTNHAWGSAFRGYGSPQSFFASETMMDVLAEKMGIDPLELRYRNVYRPGDTTPTGCAPEVYSLPELIDAIRPRYQEALEKAKQESTPEKKRGVGVSIGVYGCGLDGPDGAEAWAELTPEGVTISTCWHDHGQGADMGVLGTAHEALRPMGIKPEEIKLVLNDTALAPDGGPAGGSRSQVLVGNAIKAGCDLLLNAMRKPDGSYRTYDEMVAENIPLKYVGKWSAPCTDCDENGQGNPFPTYMYGVFLAEVEVDINTGKTQVVKMTLAADVGKVGNKLLVDGQIYGGLAQGIGLALTEDFEDLKKHTTMVGCGLPFIKDIPDALDIIYVETPRELGPHGASGVGELPLTSPHAAIINAIYNACGVRITHLPALPEKVLAGLKALKNQ from the coding sequence ATGATTAAGAAAACGATAATAATTAACGGTGCACCCAGAATGGTAATTGTCAATCCTGAAACCTCACTGGCAGACGTGCTGCGCAAGCAGCTAAACTTAACCGGTACCAAGGTTGGTTGCGGTAACGGCCAGTGCGGTGCCTGTTCAGTAATTATGGATGGAAAAGTTATTCGGTCCTGCGTAACGAAGATGAAAAGAGTTCCCGACGGTGCCAGTGTGACTACCATCGAAGGTCTCGGTACCCCGGACAACTTGCATGCACTGCAGTTGGCTTGGGCTGTACACGGTGGCGCCCAGTGCGGTTTCTGCAGTCCCGGTTTTATAGTTTCGGCCAAAGGTCTCTTGGACAGCAACATTAATCCTACCAGAGAGGAAGTGCGGGATTGGTTCCAGAAACACAGAAATGCCTGCCGCTGCACCGGCTACAAGCCGTTGGTAGACGCGGTAATGGATGCGGCCCGTGTTTTACGCGGTGAGATTACTAAAGAAGAATTAGCTTATAAGCTGCCGGAAGATAATAAAATTTGGGGAGGTAATTATCCTCGCCCGTCAGCTATTGCTAAAGTTACCGGAACCTGTGATTACGGTGCGGACCTCGGCTTAAAGCTGCCCCCCGGGACACTGCATCTGAAGCTGGTTCAGGCCAATGTATCCCACGCTAATATCATTTCTATTGATACTTCCGAAGCAGAAAAAATGCCGGGAGTTTACAAGGTGGTAACCCATAAAGATGTTAAGGGAAAAAATCGTATCACCGGTTTGATTACCTTTCCGAGCAACAAAGGGGACGGCTGGGACAGGCCAATTCTCTGTGATGAGAAAGTCTACCAGTTTGGTGATGCGATAGCCATTGTCTGTGCTGACACGGAAGAGCAGGCCCAGGCAGCAGTAGAAAAGGTTAAGGTAGAGCTGGAAGTGCTGCCGGCTTACATGAGTGCCAAAGCTGCCATGGCCGAGGATGCTATTGAGATTCACCCCGGAACTCCTAATGTATATTTTGAGCAAAAGATTGTTAAGGGTGAAGATACGAAGCCAATTATGGAAAAAGCCGAGTATGTGGTGGAAGGACAAGACCTCTATGTAGGACGCCAGCCCCACCTGCCTATTGAGCCGGATGTAGGTTTTGCATATTTTGATGAAGAAGGCCGCTTAACAATTCATTCCAAGAGTATCGGTTTAGCCCTGCACGGTGCTATGATTGCTCCCGGTATCGGTATTGAACCTGAAAAATTAAGAATGGTGCAAAACCCGGCCGGTGGTACCTTCGGTTATAAGTTCAGCCCCACCATCGAGGCCTTGTTGGGGGTTGCTGCCATGGCTACCGGTAAGCCGGTTTATCTAAACTTCAATTACTATCAGCAGATAACCTATACCGGAAAACGTTCCCCCTTCTTTATGGATATTAAATTAGGTGCTGACAAAGACGGTAAACTGCTGGCTATGGAAACCGAATGGACTGTGGATCACGGTCCCTATTCCGAATTCGGTGACTTGCTGACGCTGCGTGGTGCTCAGTTTATCGGTGCCGGGTACAATATACCTAACATCAGGGGTATCGGCAGGACTGTTTGTACCAACCACGCCTGGGGTTCAGCCTTCCGTGGGTACGGTTCTCCCCAGAGCTTTTTTGCTTCAGAGACAATGATGGATGTACTGGCGGAAAAAATGGGTATTGACCCGCTGGAGCTGCGTTATAGAAATGTTTACCGGCCCGGGGATACTACTCCTACCGGCTGTGCCCCTGAAGTATATTCTTTACCCGAGCTGATTGATGCCATTCGTCCCAGATATCAAGAGGCTTTGGAAAAGGCCAAGCAGGAATCGACTCCCGAGAAAAAACGTGGTGTAGGAGTATCCATCGGGGTCTACGGCTGCGGTTTGGACGGCCCGGACGGTGCCGAGGCCTGGGCGGAATTAACTCCGGAAGGTGTGACCATAAGTACCTGCTGGCACGATCACGGTCAGGGTGCTGATATGGGAGTTTTAGGTACCGCCCATGAAGCTTTAAGACCGATGGGAATTAAGCCGGAAGAAATTAAGCTTGTTTTGAATGATACTGCCCTTGCTCCTGACGGTGGCCCGGCCGGTGGCAGCCGTTCCCAGGTGTTAGTCGGTAATGCCATCAAAGCCGGTTGTGATCTTTTATTAAATGCGATGAGAAAACCCGACGGTTCTTACAGAACCTATGATGAGATGGTAGCTGAAAATATACCTCTGAAGTATGTGGGTAAATGGTCTGCTCCCTGCACTGATTGCGATGAAAACGGCCAGGGTAATCCTTTCCCCACTTACATGTACGGTGTTTTTCTGGCCGAAGTGGAAGTGGATATAAATACCGGTAAAACACAGGTGGTTAAAATGACTCTGGCAGCTGATGTAGGTAAGGTAGGTAACAAGCTGTTAGTAGACGGTCAAATTTACGGTGGATTGGCCCAGGGTATTGGTTTGGCTCTGACTGAGGATTTCGAAGACCTGAAGAAACATACCACCATGGTAGGCTGCGGGTTACCTTTCATTAAGGATATTCCTGATGCCCTGGATATTATCTATGTTGAAACACCAAGGGAATTAGGTCCTCATGGTGCTTCCGGAGTAGGTGAGCTGCCATTAACTTCTCCCCATGCGGCCATTATAAACGCTATCTATAATGCCTGCGGCGTGCGGATTACCCACCTGCCGGCGTTGCCTGAGAAAGTATTAGCCGGCCTCAAAGCTCTTAAAAACCAGTAA
- a CDS encoding molybdopterin-binding protein: MKVVPVQEAVGMVLCHDITQIIPGKSKGSVFKKGHIVQPEDISKLLDIGKENLYVWEVREGILHENEAAARMAKAAAGSGLILTEPAEGKVNLLAANTGLLKINTRTLLDINEQEQVMFATLHSNQVVNKNKVVAGTRAIPLVIEEQIIQNIERLCRDNYPLVEIKPLKSMKVGIVTTGSEVYHGRIKDKFGPVLTAKLAEWGSEVVKQFFVPDSVDMIVEAIKSLISEGVDMILLTGGMSVDPDDVTPAGVVTAGGRIVSYGAPTLPGAMFMMAYIDDLPVMGLPGCVMYHKSSIFDLIAPRVLAGEVITRRDIISLAHGGLCVNCRECRFPDCGFGKGI; encoded by the coding sequence ATGAAGGTTGTACCGGTACAGGAGGCTGTAGGTATGGTTCTTTGTCATGACATCACGCAGATTATCCCTGGCAAATCAAAGGGATCTGTATTTAAAAAAGGACATATTGTTCAGCCGGAAGATATATCAAAGTTATTGGATATTGGTAAGGAGAACCTTTATGTATGGGAAGTTCGTGAGGGAATCCTTCATGAAAACGAGGCAGCTGCTAGAATGGCAAAAGCAGCAGCCGGCAGCGGCCTAATTCTTACAGAGCCTGCTGAAGGTAAGGTGAATTTATTAGCTGCTAATACGGGACTGCTTAAAATTAATACTCGAACTTTATTAGATATTAACGAGCAGGAGCAGGTAATGTTTGCTACCCTGCATTCGAATCAGGTAGTAAATAAAAATAAAGTTGTTGCAGGTACACGTGCAATCCCGCTAGTTATTGAAGAACAGATTATTCAGAATATTGAGAGATTGTGCCGTGATAATTACCCACTGGTGGAAATAAAACCACTTAAATCAATGAAGGTGGGGATAGTTACAACTGGTAGTGAGGTTTATCACGGTCGCATCAAGGATAAGTTTGGCCCTGTGCTTACCGCTAAATTGGCTGAATGGGGCAGTGAGGTCGTCAAGCAATTTTTTGTCCCTGACAGTGTAGATATGATTGTGGAGGCAATTAAATCACTGATCAGTGAGGGAGTGGATATGATTCTGCTTACCGGAGGCATGTCAGTTGACCCGGATGATGTTACGCCGGCAGGCGTGGTAACTGCGGGGGGGCGTATTGTAAGTTATGGGGCACCTACTTTACCGGGTGCTATGTTCATGATGGCGTATATAGATGATCTTCCGGTCATGGGTTTACCAGGCTGTGTTATGTATCATAAAAGCAGTATTTTTGACTTAATTGCACCCCGTGTTTTAGCGGGTGAGGTAATCACCCGCCGGGATATTATCAGCCTGGCACATGGAGGTCTTTGTGTAAACTGCCGGGAGTGCCGTTTCCCTGACTGTGGATTTGGTAAAGGAATATAA